One region of Populus trichocarpa isolate Nisqually-1 chromosome 4, P.trichocarpa_v4.1, whole genome shotgun sequence genomic DNA includes:
- the LOC7463047 gene encoding alpha-1,4 glucan phosphorylase L isozyme, chloroplastic/amyloplastic isoform X1 has translation MATTSSHFSPTSHWCSNGSSISRLVDFGSKWRRKQQLFSMNSRRVVKRRSVSVSIKNVSSSEPKQKLKDDALIEEEEVPRILNPSTPNASSIASSIKYHAEFTPLFSPERFELPKAYYATAQSVRDALIINWNSTYESYERLNAKQAYYLSMEFLQGRALLNAIGNLELTGAYAEALSKLGHSLENVACQEPDAALGNGGLGRLASCFLDSLATLNYPAWGYGLRYKYGLFKQQITKDGQEEVAEDWLEMGNPWEILRNDISYPIKFYGKVVSGSDGKKHWIGGEDIKAVAYDVPIPGYKTKTTINLRLWSTKAPSEDLDLYAFNAGDHTKAYEALSNAEKICHVLYPGDDSLEGKILRLKQQYTLCSASLQDIISCFERRSGSNIDWEKFPEKVAVQMNDTHPTLCIPELMRILIDLKGLSWKEAWNITQRTVAYTNHTVLPEALEKWSLELMQKLLPRHVEIIELIDEELICTIVSEYGTEDSDLLEKKLKEMRILENVDLPSAFAELIVKPKQSSVGVTSEELENSDEETKLVYNSEEETLSKRANDFEEETKRANDLEEETKRANDLEEETKRANDFEEEMELVDEKDESKSKVTQKKEKIMAEPPPKPPKMVRMANLAVVGGHAVNGVAEIHSEIVKDEVFNAFYKLWPDKFQNKTNGVTPRRWIHFCNPGLSKIITDWIGMDDWVLNTEKLAELRKFSDNEDLQVQWKAAKRSNKMKVISFLKEKTGYSVSPDAMFDIQVKRIHEYKRQLLNILGIVYRYKKMKEMTAAERKAKYVPRVCIFGGKAFSTYVQAKRIVKFITDVGATVNHDPEIGDLLKVVFVPDYNVSVAELLIPASELSQHISTAGMEASGTSNMKFAMNGCILIGTLDGANVEIREEVGEDNFFLFGARAHEIAGLRKERADGEFVPDPSFEEVKDFVKSGVFGPCNYDELIGSLEGNEGFGRADYFLVGKDFPSYIECQEEVDKAYHDQKTWTKMSIMNTAGSYKFSSDRTIHEYAREIWNIEPVELP, from the exons atgGCTACTACTAGTTCACATTTCTCACCGACGTCGCATTGGTGCAGCAATggcagttcaatatcaagattGGTCGATTTTGGATCAAAATGGAGGAGGAAGCAGCAGCTCTTCTCCATGAATTCGCGTCGTGTGGTAAAAAGGAGGTCGGTCTCGGTCAGTATTAAGAATGTGTCAAGTAGCGAACCTAAGCAGAAACTCAAAGATGATGCTCTCATCGAAGAAGAAG aAGTCCCAAGAATTTTGAATCCTTCCACTCCAAATGCTTCATCTATTGCCTCGAGTATCAAATACCATGCAGAATTCACACCGTTGTTTTCTCCGGAGCGATTTGAGCTTCCCAAGGCTTACTATGCTACTGCACAAAGTGTCCGTGATGCTCTCATTATAAATTGGAATTCAACATACGAGTCTTATGAGAGGTTAAATGCAAAACAGGCATATTATCTATCAATGGAATTTCTACAG GGTAGAGCACTGTTGAATGCCATTGGTAATTTAGAGCTGACTGGTGCTTATGCAGAGGCTTTGAGCAAGCTTGGGCACAGCCTAGAAAATGTGGCTTGCCAG GAGCCTGATGCTGCACTTGGAAATGGGGGTCTTGGGCGACTTGCGTCCTGCTTTTTGGACTCGTTGGCAACGTTAAATTACCCAGCATGGGGCTATGGATTAAGATACAAGTATGGCTTATTTAAACAGCAGATTACAAAAGATGGTCAGGAGGAAGTTGCTGAAGATTGGCTTGAG aTGGGCAATCCCTGGGAAATTCTTAGAAATGATATCTCATATCCTATAAAATTTTACGGCAAGGTTGTCTCTGGATCAGATGGGAAAAAACACTGGATTGGTGGAGAAGATATTAAGGCTGTGGCATATGATGTCCCAATACCGGGATATAAAACTAAAACCACTATTAACCTTAGACTTTGGTCAACAAAAGCTCCATCAGAAGATTTGGACTTATATGCTTTTAATGCAGGAGACCACACCAAAGCATATGAGGCCCTCTCAAATGCTGAAAAG ATTTGCCACGTTCTTTACCCTGGGGATGACTCACTGGAGGGCAAGATTCTTCGGTTGAAGCAACAATATACCTTGTGTTCAGCTTCTCTCCAAGATATCATATCATGTTTTGAGAGAAGATCAGGATCGAACATAGATTGGGAAAAATTTCCAGAGAAAGTTGCAGTGCAGATGAATGACACTCATCCCACACTGTGCATCCCTGAGTTGATGAGAATTTTGATAGATTTGAAAGGTTTAAGCTGGAAGGAGGCCTGGAATATCACTCAAAG aaCTGTGGCATACACAAACCATACTGTTCTACCAGAGGCTTTGGAGAAATGGAGTCTAGAACTTATGCAGAAACTACTACCACGACATGTTGAGATcattgaattgattgatgaagaG CTGATTTGCACCATAGTATCAGAGTATGGTACCGAAGATTCCGATTTGTTGGAGAAGAAACTGAAGGAAATGAGAATATTAGAAAATGTTGATCTCCCTTCAGCTTTTGCAGAGTTGATTGTTAAGCCTAAGCAAAGCTCTGTGGGTGTTACCAGTGAGGAATTAGAAAATTCTGATGAAGAAACCAAGCTAGTTTATAATTCTGAAGAAGAAACTCTCTCTAAGAGAGCTAatgattttgaagaagaaaCTAAGAGAGCTAATGATTTGGAAGAAGAAACTAAGAGAGCTAATGATTTGGAAGAAGAAACTAAGAGAGCTAatgattttgaagaagaaatggagCTGGTTGATGAAAAAGATGAATCCAAAAGCAAAGTAACtcagaagaaggagaagataaTGGCAGAACCACCCCCTAAACCACCAAAGATGGTCCGTATGGCTAATCTTGCTGTTGTGGGTGGTCATGCAGTAAATGGAGTTGCTGAGATACATAGTGAAATAGTCAAGGATGAAGTATTTAATGCATTTTATAAG TTGTGGCCAGATAAGTTTCAAAATAAGACAAATGGGGTTACACCAAGAAGATGGATTCATTTCTGCAATCCAGGTTTGAGTAAAATTATTACTGACTGGATTGGCATGGATGATTGGGTTTTAAATACTGAAAAACTGGCAGAACTAAGAAAG TTTTCCGATAATGAGGACCTCCAAGTGCAGTGGAAGGCAGCCAAAAGGAGCAACAAGATGAAGGTGATATCATTCCTCAAAGAAAAGACAGGATATTCTGTTAGCCCTGATGCAATGTTTGATATCCAG GTGAAACGTATTCACGAGTACAAGCGACAATTACTGAATATTTTGGGAATTGTTTACCGCTACAAGAAGATGAAAGAAATGACTGCTGCAGAAAGGAAAGCTAAGTATGTTCCACGAGTTTGTATATTTGGGGGAAAAGCATTTTCTACATATGTGCAAGCCAAGAGAATAGTGAAATTTATCACAGATGTTGGGGCTACAGTTAATCATGATCCAGAAATAGGTGATTTACTGAAG GTTGTTTTTGTCCCTGATTACAATGTCAGTGTTGCTGAATTGCTTATTCCTGCAAGTGAGCTCTCACAGCATATCAG TACTGCTGGGATGGAAGCCAGTGGAACAAGCAATATGAAGTTTGCAATGAATGGTTGTATCCTTATTGGGACCTTAGATGGCGCCAATGTTGAAATCCGAGAAGAAGTAGGAGAAGACAACTTCTTTCTCTTTGGTGCTAGAGCTCATGAAATTGCAGGGCTAAGGAAAGAGCGAGCTGATGGGGAG TTTGTCCCAGACCCAAGTTTTGAAGAAGTGAAAGATTTTGTCAAAAGTGGAGTTTTTGGGCCTTGCAACTATGATGAACTTATAGGATCATTAGAAGGAAATGAAGGTTTTGGCCGTGCAGATTATTTCCTAGTGGGCAAGGACTTCCCCAGTTACATAGAATGCCAAGAGGAGGTCGATAAAGCATACCATGACCAAAAG ACATGGACGAAGATGTCAATCATGAATACAGCAGGCTCGTACAAGTTCAGCAGCGACAGGACCATTCATGAATATGCCCGAGAGATTTGGAATATCGAACCTGTCGAATTGCCATAA
- the LOC7463047 gene encoding alpha-1,4 glucan phosphorylase L isozyme, chloroplastic/amyloplastic isoform X2: protein MATTSSHFSPTSHWCSNGSSISRLVDFGSKWRRKQQLFSMNSRRVVKRRSVSVSIKNVSSSEPKQKLKDDALIEEEEVPRILNPSTPNASSIASSIKYHAEFTPLFSPERFELPKAYYATAQSVRDALIINWNSTYESYERLNAKQAYYLSMEFLQGRALLNAIGNLELTGAYAEALSKLGHSLENVACQEPDAALGNGGLGRLASCFLDSLATLNYPAWGYGLRYKYGLFKQQITKDGQEEVAEDWLEMGNPWEILRNDISYPIKFYGKVVSGSDGKKHWIGGEDIKAVAYDVPIPGYKTKTTINLRLWSTKAPSEDLDLYAFNAGDHTKAYEALSNAEKICHVLYPGDDSLEGKILRLKQQYTLCSASLQDIISCFERRSGSNIDWEKFPEKVAVQMNDTHPTLCIPELMRILIDLKGLSWKEAWNITQRTVAYTNHTVLPEALEKWSLELMQKLLPRHVEIIELIDEELICTIVSEYGTEDSDLLEKKLKEMRILENVDLPSAFAELIVKPKQSSVGVTSEELENSDEETKLVYNSEEETKRANDLEEETKRANDLEEETKRANDFEEEMELVDEKDESKSKVTQKKEKIMAEPPPKPPKMVRMANLAVVGGHAVNGVAEIHSEIVKDEVFNAFYKLWPDKFQNKTNGVTPRRWIHFCNPGLSKIITDWIGMDDWVLNTEKLAELRKFSDNEDLQVQWKAAKRSNKMKVISFLKEKTGYSVSPDAMFDIQVKRIHEYKRQLLNILGIVYRYKKMKEMTAAERKAKYVPRVCIFGGKAFSTYVQAKRIVKFITDVGATVNHDPEIGDLLKVVFVPDYNVSVAELLIPASELSQHISTAGMEASGTSNMKFAMNGCILIGTLDGANVEIREEVGEDNFFLFGARAHEIAGLRKERADGEFVPDPSFEEVKDFVKSGVFGPCNYDELIGSLEGNEGFGRADYFLVGKDFPSYIECQEEVDKAYHDQKTWTKMSIMNTAGSYKFSSDRTIHEYAREIWNIEPVELP from the exons atgGCTACTACTAGTTCACATTTCTCACCGACGTCGCATTGGTGCAGCAATggcagttcaatatcaagattGGTCGATTTTGGATCAAAATGGAGGAGGAAGCAGCAGCTCTTCTCCATGAATTCGCGTCGTGTGGTAAAAAGGAGGTCGGTCTCGGTCAGTATTAAGAATGTGTCAAGTAGCGAACCTAAGCAGAAACTCAAAGATGATGCTCTCATCGAAGAAGAAG aAGTCCCAAGAATTTTGAATCCTTCCACTCCAAATGCTTCATCTATTGCCTCGAGTATCAAATACCATGCAGAATTCACACCGTTGTTTTCTCCGGAGCGATTTGAGCTTCCCAAGGCTTACTATGCTACTGCACAAAGTGTCCGTGATGCTCTCATTATAAATTGGAATTCAACATACGAGTCTTATGAGAGGTTAAATGCAAAACAGGCATATTATCTATCAATGGAATTTCTACAG GGTAGAGCACTGTTGAATGCCATTGGTAATTTAGAGCTGACTGGTGCTTATGCAGAGGCTTTGAGCAAGCTTGGGCACAGCCTAGAAAATGTGGCTTGCCAG GAGCCTGATGCTGCACTTGGAAATGGGGGTCTTGGGCGACTTGCGTCCTGCTTTTTGGACTCGTTGGCAACGTTAAATTACCCAGCATGGGGCTATGGATTAAGATACAAGTATGGCTTATTTAAACAGCAGATTACAAAAGATGGTCAGGAGGAAGTTGCTGAAGATTGGCTTGAG aTGGGCAATCCCTGGGAAATTCTTAGAAATGATATCTCATATCCTATAAAATTTTACGGCAAGGTTGTCTCTGGATCAGATGGGAAAAAACACTGGATTGGTGGAGAAGATATTAAGGCTGTGGCATATGATGTCCCAATACCGGGATATAAAACTAAAACCACTATTAACCTTAGACTTTGGTCAACAAAAGCTCCATCAGAAGATTTGGACTTATATGCTTTTAATGCAGGAGACCACACCAAAGCATATGAGGCCCTCTCAAATGCTGAAAAG ATTTGCCACGTTCTTTACCCTGGGGATGACTCACTGGAGGGCAAGATTCTTCGGTTGAAGCAACAATATACCTTGTGTTCAGCTTCTCTCCAAGATATCATATCATGTTTTGAGAGAAGATCAGGATCGAACATAGATTGGGAAAAATTTCCAGAGAAAGTTGCAGTGCAGATGAATGACACTCATCCCACACTGTGCATCCCTGAGTTGATGAGAATTTTGATAGATTTGAAAGGTTTAAGCTGGAAGGAGGCCTGGAATATCACTCAAAG aaCTGTGGCATACACAAACCATACTGTTCTACCAGAGGCTTTGGAGAAATGGAGTCTAGAACTTATGCAGAAACTACTACCACGACATGTTGAGATcattgaattgattgatgaagaG CTGATTTGCACCATAGTATCAGAGTATGGTACCGAAGATTCCGATTTGTTGGAGAAGAAACTGAAGGAAATGAGAATATTAGAAAATGTTGATCTCCCTTCAGCTTTTGCAGAGTTGATTGTTAAGCCTAAGCAAAGCTCTGTGGGTGTTACCAGTGAGGAATTAGAAAATTCTGATGAAGAAACCAAGCTAGTTTATAATTC tgaagaagaaaCTAAGAGAGCTAATGATTTGGAAGAAGAAACTAAGAGAGCTAATGATTTGGAAGAAGAAACTAAGAGAGCTAatgattttgaagaagaaatggagCTGGTTGATGAAAAAGATGAATCCAAAAGCAAAGTAACtcagaagaaggagaagataaTGGCAGAACCACCCCCTAAACCACCAAAGATGGTCCGTATGGCTAATCTTGCTGTTGTGGGTGGTCATGCAGTAAATGGAGTTGCTGAGATACATAGTGAAATAGTCAAGGATGAAGTATTTAATGCATTTTATAAG TTGTGGCCAGATAAGTTTCAAAATAAGACAAATGGGGTTACACCAAGAAGATGGATTCATTTCTGCAATCCAGGTTTGAGTAAAATTATTACTGACTGGATTGGCATGGATGATTGGGTTTTAAATACTGAAAAACTGGCAGAACTAAGAAAG TTTTCCGATAATGAGGACCTCCAAGTGCAGTGGAAGGCAGCCAAAAGGAGCAACAAGATGAAGGTGATATCATTCCTCAAAGAAAAGACAGGATATTCTGTTAGCCCTGATGCAATGTTTGATATCCAG GTGAAACGTATTCACGAGTACAAGCGACAATTACTGAATATTTTGGGAATTGTTTACCGCTACAAGAAGATGAAAGAAATGACTGCTGCAGAAAGGAAAGCTAAGTATGTTCCACGAGTTTGTATATTTGGGGGAAAAGCATTTTCTACATATGTGCAAGCCAAGAGAATAGTGAAATTTATCACAGATGTTGGGGCTACAGTTAATCATGATCCAGAAATAGGTGATTTACTGAAG GTTGTTTTTGTCCCTGATTACAATGTCAGTGTTGCTGAATTGCTTATTCCTGCAAGTGAGCTCTCACAGCATATCAG TACTGCTGGGATGGAAGCCAGTGGAACAAGCAATATGAAGTTTGCAATGAATGGTTGTATCCTTATTGGGACCTTAGATGGCGCCAATGTTGAAATCCGAGAAGAAGTAGGAGAAGACAACTTCTTTCTCTTTGGTGCTAGAGCTCATGAAATTGCAGGGCTAAGGAAAGAGCGAGCTGATGGGGAG TTTGTCCCAGACCCAAGTTTTGAAGAAGTGAAAGATTTTGTCAAAAGTGGAGTTTTTGGGCCTTGCAACTATGATGAACTTATAGGATCATTAGAAGGAAATGAAGGTTTTGGCCGTGCAGATTATTTCCTAGTGGGCAAGGACTTCCCCAGTTACATAGAATGCCAAGAGGAGGTCGATAAAGCATACCATGACCAAAAG ACATGGACGAAGATGTCAATCATGAATACAGCAGGCTCGTACAAGTTCAGCAGCGACAGGACCATTCATGAATATGCCCGAGAGATTTGGAATATCGAACCTGTCGAATTGCCATAA